The Channa argus isolate prfri chromosome 22, Channa argus male v1.0, whole genome shotgun sequence genome has a window encoding:
- the LOC137107691 gene encoding uncharacterized protein, with the protein MHRHGDTEEDQMTQSIYADQYQEKGLDVYECNERTSSAHSAVVEVTDPTSLSYDSEVFVGGSVNASSAGELDDTFPVCVLTEDLCTSTPVLGVHVGRAVHTSGDADCELLNETHWVEPILDFAPTEDSSSSRSSTSSTVIGSENERGAHCSEVFVGGSVNASSAREPEDTFPVCLLPEEDFRVALCTPTVVVQDHVEPAFRTSGNAVYQLLNETHRVEPILDFAPTEDISGSGPSASSTVIEGENEHCANSELILVEVKLHRVTLLEEMISQFKDESILNYRLQYSLIKERARDADGVARDVYAAFWAEFLDCAAEGAEMRVPSLLAKWQEEEWKAVGRILAKGFTEQGYFPLRLAPAFTTALIFGEHAVCSDLLFQSFTLYLSHGEKKLINAALQQDLDGDGQEELLELLDRLGVKTVPSQDTLKAVLIQAAHKQIIQQPKYALDNMSAVAAQSLRTRLTTIAKVQTMYEEKKPTSRKVLKMIEARPETPAENRSFRFLQRYIVGLDEEGLRRMLRFVTGSDIICVAKITVKFTTLDGLARRPIAHTCGPLLALPCTYNSYPELYVEMENVLTSNYYTMDIV; encoded by the coding sequence ATGCACAGACATGGTGACACTGAAGAGGATCAGATGACACAGAGCATTTATGCTGATCAGTACCAGGAAAAGGGTTTAGATGTATATGAATGCAATGAGAGAACCTCCAGTGCCCATTCAGCTGTTGTTGAGGTCACTGATCCTACGTCCCTGTCTTATGATTCAGAGGTGTTTGTAGGTGGCTCAGTAAATGCGTCCTCTGCGGGCGAGCTGGACGACACTTTTCCAGTTTGCGTCCTCACAGAGGACCTTTGCACATCGACTCCTGTCTTAGGAGTTCATGTTGGACGCGCTGTCCATACAAGTGGTGATGCTGACTGTGAGCTACTTAATGAAACCCATTGGGTTGAGCCTATTCTGGATTTTGCTCCCACAGAagacagtagtagtagtagatctTCCACATCCAGTACTGTCATAGGAAGTGAAAATGAACGTGGTGCACACTGCTCAGAGGTGTTTGTAGGTGGCTCAGTAAATGCATCCTCAGCAAGGGAGCCGGAGGACACTTTTCCAGTTTGCCTTCTCCCAGAGGAAGACTTCAGGGTTGCCCTTTGCACGCCCACGGTTGTCGTACAAGATCATGTTGAACCTGCTTTCCGTACAAGTGGTAATGCTGTCTATCAGCTACTTAATGAAACCCATCGGGTTGAGCCTATTCTGGATTTTGCTCCCACAGAAGACATTAGTGGCAGCGGACCTTCCGCATCCAGTACTGTCATAGAAGGGGAAAATGAACATTGTGCAAACAGCGAGCTGATTTTAGTGGAGGTTAAACTTCACAGAGTTACTCTGTTGGAGGAAATGATTAGTCAGTTCAAAGATGAATCCATCCTTAACTACCGTTTACAGTACAGCTTGATCAAGGAGAGGGCCCGGGATGCAGATGGTGTGGCCAGGGATGTGTATGCGGCCTTTTGGGCAGAGTTTCTAGATTGTGCAGCAGAGGGGGCAGAGATGAGAGTACCCTCTCTCTTGGCAAAGTggcaggaggaggagtggaAGGCTGTAGGAAGAATCTTGGCAAAGGGATTTACAGAACAAGGTTACTTTCCATTGCGCCTTGCTCCAGCCTTTACCACAGCCCTGATATTTGGAGAGCACGCTGTTTGCAGTGACTTACTGTTTCAGTCTTTTACGCTGTATTTAAGTCACGGTGAGAAGAAACTCATAAACGCTGCTTTACAACAGGACCTCGACGGCGATGGCCAGGAGGAGTTATTAGAGCTGCTGGATCGACTGGGAGTAAAAACCGTTCCATCACAAGATACCCTCAAAGCCGTCCTCATTCAAGCGGCgcacaaacaaataattcaaCAGCCAAAGTATGCTCTTGATAACATGTCAGCCGTTGCAGCCCAGTCGCTGAGGACCAGATTAACCACTATAGCAAAAGTACAGACCATGTATGAGGAGAAGAAACCAACTTCCAGAAAAGTCCTGAAGATGATTGAGGCAAGACCCGAGACCCCAGCTGAGAACCGAAGCTTCAGATTTCTACAGCGATACATAGTTGGATTGGACGAGGAGGGTCTTAGAAGAATGCTGAGATTCGTGACAGGGTCCGATATAATCTGTGTTGCTAAAATAACAGTCAAATTTACAACCTTGGACGGACTAGCACGGCGACCAATTGCACACACGTGTGGACCCCTGTTGGCGTTACCCTGCACGTACAACTCCTACCCAGAGCTGTATGTGGAGATGGAGAATGTACTGACCAGCAACTACTATACCATGGATATTGTGTAG